A DNA window from Camelina sativa cultivar DH55 chromosome 17, Cs, whole genome shotgun sequence contains the following coding sequences:
- the LOC104754796 gene encoding ras-related protein RABA1a: MSSYKADEEYDYLFKLVLIGDSGVGKSNLLSRFTKNEFNLESKSTIGVEFATKTLKVEGKVVKAQIWDTAGQERYRAITSAYYRGAVGALLIYDVTRHATFENAARWLRELRGHTDPNIVVMLIGNKCDLRHLVAVKTEEAKAFAERESLYFMETSALDATNVQNAFTEVLTQIHKIVSKRSVDGSNRGEGSSADLPGKGETINVKEDGSVLKRMGCCSN, translated from the exons ATGTCAAGTTACAAAGCCGATGAAGAATACGATTACCTCTTCAAGCTCGTGTTGATCGGAGACTCAGGTGTCGGCAAATCAAATCTGCTCTCTAGGTTTACAAAGAACGAGTTCAATCTCGAATCCAAGTCTACTATCGGTGTCGAGTTCGCTACCAAGACACTCAAAGTCGAAGGCAAAGTCGTCAAAGCTCAGATTTGGGATACTGCTGGTCAAGAGAG ATACCGAGCAATCACAAGCGCTTACTATAGAGGAGCTGTAGGTGCCTTGCTTATTTATGATGTGACAAGGCACGCGACTTTTGAGAATGCAGCAAGATGGTTAAGGGAACTAAGAGGACACACAGACCCAAACATAGTGGTTATGCTCATTGGGAACAAGTGCGATTTGCGCCACTTAGTGGCAGTCAAAACTGAAGAGGCTAAAGCCTTTGCTGAGAGAGAATCTCTGTATTTCATGGAGACATCAGCTCTAGACGCAACCAATGTTCAAAACGCATTCACTGAAGTGCTCACTCAGATCCACAAGATAGTGAGCAAAAGAAGCGTGGATGGATCGAACAGAGGAGAAGGATCGTCGGCTGATTTACCAGGCAAAGGAGAGACGATAAACGTTAAAGAAGACGGATCGGTTCTTAAGAGAATGGGTTGTTGCTCTAACTAG
- the LOC104754794 gene encoding ribosomal L1 domain-containing protein 1-like: MSTTSTMAALPPRNQSKVDPNNVNRAVKSLLKWWDSKSNKSQKNSELNENENENDGFVYLIVTVKRIPQLDRTNPIMIPLPHPLIDLSAEDSPELCLIIDDKHKNKITKEAALKKIEAEKIPITTVIKVSKLKSDLVKLEKEKRCCELYFAERRLMPVLPKLLGKEFAKKKKNPIAVNLRHGNWKEQIEKACESALFFVGTGTCSVVKVAKLSMGRKEIVENVMESVNGIGDSVPGKWKNVRFFHIKLLESMALPVYEQVGHP, translated from the coding sequence ATGAGTACTACTTCTACGATGGCTGCTCTTCCGCCGCGTAACCAATCGAAGGTTGACCCGAATAACGTGAACAGAGCCGTGAAATCTCTGTTAAAATGGTGGGACTCCAAATCCAACAAGTCCCAGAAGAACTCAGAACTGAACGAGAACGAGAACGAGAACGACGGTTTCGTCTACCTAATCGTGACAGTGAAGAGAATCCCCCAGTTAGATCGGACTAACCCAATCATGATCCCTCTCCCACATCCTCTCATCGATCTATCCGCCGAAGATTCGCCGGAGCTCTGTTTAATCATCGACGACAaacacaagaacaaaatcaCAAAGGAAGCGGCTTTAAAGAAGATCGAAGCTGAGAAGATCCCGATCACTACCGTGATCAAAGTCTCGAAATTGAAGTCTGATTTAGTTAAATTAGAGAAGGAGAAGCGTTGCTGCGAGCTGTACTTCGCGGAGAGGAGGCTGATGCCTGTTTTGCCGAAGCTGCTTGGGAAAGAGTTtgctaagaagaagaagaaccctatcGCGGTTAACTTGAGGCATGGGAACTGGAAAGAGCAGATTGAGAAAGCTTGTGAATCGGCTCTGTTCTTCGTTGGTACAGGTACGTGTAGCGTTGTTAAGGTGGCGAAATTGTCAATGGGAAGGAAGGAGATTGTGGAGAATGTGATGGAGAGTGTAAATGGGATTGGTGATTCAGTTCCTGGTAAATGGAAGAATGTTAGGTTTTTTCATATCAAGTTGCTTGAGAGCATGGCATTGCCTGTTTATGAACAAGTTGGACATCCTTAG
- the LOC104754795 gene encoding shaggy-related protein kinase iota codes for MASVPLGPQPHALLAPPPPQQQPQLLHDGDASKRRSETDSDKEMTAAVIEGNDAVTGHIISTTIGGKNGEPKQTISYMAERVVGTGSFGIVFQAKCLETGESVAIKKVLQDRRYKNRELQLMRLMDHPNVISLKHCFFSTTSRDELFLNLVMEYVPETLYRVLRHYTSSNQRMPIFYVKLYTYQIFRGLAYIHTVPGVCHRDVKPQNLLVDPLTHQVKLCDFGSAKVLVKGEANISYICSRYYRAPELIFGATEYTASIDIWSAGCVLAELLLGQPLFPGENSVDQLVEIIKVLGTPTREEIRCMNPNYTDFRFPQIKAHPWHKVFHKRMPPEAIDLASRLLQYSPSLRCTALEACAHPFFNELREPNARLPNGRPLPPLFNFKQELGGASVELINRLIPEHVRRQMSTGLQSTVHV; via the exons ATGGCTTCAGTACCATTGGGGCCTCAGCCTCATGCTCTTCTtgctcctcctccgccgcagcAGCAGCCGCAGCTTCTTCACGACGGTGACGCTTCCAAACGCCGTTCTGAAACGGATTCAGATAAG GAAATGACTGCTGCTGTTATTGAAGGAAATGATGCTGTTACCGGTCATATCATTTCCACTACCATTGGCGGCAAAAACGGTGAACCTAAGCAG ACCATTAGTTACATGGCTGAGCGGGTTGTTGGAACAGGTTCATTCGGAATTGTTTTCCAG GCGAAATGCTTGGAAACTGGAGAATCTGTAGCCATTAAAAAGGTCTTGCAAGATCGACGATACAAAAACCGTGAGTTGCAATTAATGCGATTAATGGATCACCCAAATGTCATTTCCTTGAAGCACTGTTTCTTCTCCACAACCAGTAGAGATGAGCTCTTCCTCAACCTCGTTATGGAGTATGTACCTGAGACTTTGTACCGGGTTTTGAGGCACTATACTAGTTCAAATCAGAGGATGCCAATTTTCTATGTCAAACTTTACACATATCAA ATCTTCAGAGGTTTGGCTTACATCCATACTGTTCCTGGTGTTTGCCACAGAGATGTGaaaccacaaaatcttttg GTTGATCCCTTAACCCACCAGGTTAAGCTGTGTGACTTTGGAAGTGCAAAAGTATTG GTCAAAGGTGAAGcaaacatatcatatatatgctCCCGTTATTATCGAGCTCCGGAACTCATCTTTGGAGCCACAGAGTATACAGCATCCATAGATATATGGTCTGCTGGTTGTGTTCTGGCAGAGCTTCTTCTTGGCCAG CCATTATTTCCTGGAGAAAATTCAGTTGATCAGCTTGTGGAGATCATAAAG GTTCTTGGTACTCCAACTCGTGAAGAAATTCGATGCATGAACCCAAACTACACAGACTTTAGATTCCCACAAATCAAAGCTCACCCTTGGCACAAG GTGTTTCATAAGCGGATGCCTCCAGAAGCCATTGACCTTGCATCTCGGCTTCTTCAATATTCACCAAGTCTACGCTGCACTGCG CTTGAAGCATGTGCTCATCCGTTTTTCAATGAACTTCGAGAGCCAAACGCCCGTCTTCCAAATGGCCGTCCATTACCTCCATTGTTCAATTTTAAACAAGAG TTAGGTGGAGCTTCAGTGGAGCTGATCAACAGGCTAATACCTGAGCATGTGAGACGACAGATGAGCACAGGATTACAAAGCACTGTGCATGtctga